DNA sequence from the Synergistaceae bacterium genome:
GATGGATGAGCGAATTTTCAAAAACGAAAAAATGGGCCTCACAATATAAGCCCACATAAGCCCACATAAGCCCACGCTATAACCCCGATTTGCAAAATCGACATCGACCAGGTATTCTTTGCATATTTTCCCGGTGACCGCTCCTTTCCTTCTGCCGGGGAAATATGCAAAAAAACATTCTAGAAGGGGAGTCGAAAACCTCATGGACACGCATACCTTATTTTTCGCTTTTGGACTTACACTGTTCGCGGGGCTTTCCACGGGGATAGGTTCGGCGTTGGCCTTCTGGGCGAAACGGACAAACACCCGGTTTCTTTCGATTAGTATGGGTTTTTCCGCGGGAGTCATGATTTATGTCTCTTTTGTGGAGATCCTTACCGAGGCCCGCAAGGCATTGACGGAAGAGTGGGGAGCCTTGGCGGGAGCGTGGGGAACCGTGACGGCGTTTTTCGCGGGCATGGCCTTGATCGCCGTCATTGACAGATGGGTACCCAGCGCTGAAAACCCCCACGAAGCACACACCGTGGAGGAGATGTCCTTGAGCAAAAGCGAACACGCCGACAAACACCACGACATGAGCGCGCTCCACCGTACCGGAATCTTGACGGCCATCGCCATCGCCATACATAACTTCCCCGAAGGGCTCGCGACTTTCGCGTCCGCCCTTGTAAATCCGAACTTGGGTATCGCCATCGCCGTGGCTGTCGCCATTCACAATATCCCCGAAGGTATCGCCGTATCCGTGCCTATCTTTTACTCCACCGGCGACCGCAAAAAAGCCTTTCTTTACTCCTTCCTGTCGGGGCTAGCCGAACCCGTCGGAGCTTTGGTGGGGTACGTGGCGCTGATGCCCTTTTTCTCTCCCACCGTCTTCGGCCTTCTGTTCGCGGTCGTCGCGGGGATCATGGTGTTTATCTCTTTCGACGAGCTTCTACCTGCGGCGGAAGAATATGGGGAGCACCACCTGAGTCTCTACGGCCTCATCTCTGGCATGGCCGTCATGGCCCTCTCCCTGCTTTTGTTCATTCCGAACCCTTAAATTCCGAACCCTTAAGAAAACGGCGATTGCTTATTTAAGTAATGAAAAACATTTTGCCAAGTTAGATGTGCCATTGTACCTGACTATTATACTCGATAGAGAGATTTTAATCAGTCGTGAATTTTTGAGGGGAGACGGTTTCATGACGATAAAGCTATTCAGGAACGCGTGTATCTATACGGCCCGGACGGGAAAAAAACCGGCGGCAGGGGAGGAACAGAGACAGATCGCCCAGTGGGCGGAGGGGTGTTTCTTGACGGAGAACGGGCGCTTTGTGGCCGTCGGCACGCCCCAGGAGATCGAGAACAAAATAAAGGAAAAAAAGGGAAAGCTCATCAAAGAATACAACCTGGAGGGGGCAGCCGTCATTCCCGGCTTCGTGGACCCTCACACTCACGCTTGCTTCGCCGCGAAGCGGGAGGCCGAGTTTTCCATGCGCCTGGCGGGTAAACCTTATCTGGATATTCTGAAAGCGGGGGGAGGCATTCTCTCCTCCGTGAGTAAAGTGCGGGCTACCTCCGAGGAGGAGCTGTTCCAATTCTCTCACCGGATGTTGGGAACGACCCTTCATTATGGCACCACCACAGTGGAGGTCAAAAGCGGCTACGGGCTGGACACGGAGACGGAATTAAAGATGCTGAGGGTTGCGGACCGTTTAGGACGCGAAACGCCCCAAACGATTGTATCCACTTTTATGGGCGCTCACGCCGTGCCGGAGGAGCACAGGCAAACGCCTGAGACCTACGTGACGTTACTCCAGGAGGAAATGTTACCCGCCGTGGCTCGGCAGGGAATCGCCAGGTTCTGTGACATCTTCTGCGAGGAGGGGGTATTTTCGGTGAAGCAAAGCCGCGGAATCCTACAAAAAGCCAGGGAACTGGGCTTACGATTAAAGATTCACGCCGACGAGGTTCATGACCTGGGAGGTGCCGCCTTGGCGGGGGAACTCCACACGACATCAGCGGAGCATCTTCTGGCGGCCTCCGACACGGGCATCAACGCCTTGGCCCAAGGAGGCGTGGTGGCCGTCCTGTTGCCCGCCACGGCCTACAGCCTGAAAAAACCCTTCGCCCGCGCTCGGACGATGATCGAAAAGAACGTCCCGGTGGCGCTGGCGACGGACCTGAACCCCGGCTCCTGCTTCTGCGCGTCCATGCCCTTCGTTGTAAGCCTCGCCATTATGGGCATGAACTTGACGCCTGAGGAAGCGCTCCTGGGCGCGACGCTGAACGCGGCCTGGGCGGTCGGGTTGGAACGGGAGGTCGGTAGTCTGGAGCCCGGCAAACTGGCCGATTTCATCGTATTGGACGGAGAAACTCCCGCTATTCTGGCCTACGCTTCCGGCGCGCGCCCCATTCTCTCCGTCTGGAAAGCCGGGGAAAAGGTGGCGTGAGGAAACATCCTGGCGCTCCTGAAAATAGTTTAGCTTAGAATAGTTTAGGCTGAAATAGTTTAGATTAAAATAGTTTAGATTGGCGGCTTTTGCCGCCATTTTTTTTGAATATACAATAATACGAGAACGCTAAAAATGCTCGCCCTTTTTTTTGAGAATAAAACGGACCTTGGAATTGAAATCTAAACTGAAACGCGACAGCAAACGCAACTTTGTTGCAAAAAATTGATTCGACCAGTAAACTTACTGAGGGGGTGATGTTGTGAGTTGATTTCGTATGAATTGGGCAGTGGTCGGATTGAAGTAGATGGATCTGAAGTAGATGGATCATTAGGAGGTGAATGGATATGGCAGTAAACATCGCTGCGGCGGCAAGTCTCACAAATGGATTGGACGATGTTATAGCGGAGTTCAAGAAGGACATGCAATACCAAGATACCGTGTTCACTGTGATATACGGCAGTTCTGGAGCGCTCGCAAGACAGATTATCGGCACATCGGGGTATACCCCTATATACCCCGATGTATTTATCTCCGCAAGCGAAGGGGCGATGGATGTAGTTAACAATGCCGGAAAGCTGGCGAACAACACTCGATTCGATTGGGTAGGAAATTCCCTGGTTATTGTCAGGAACAACATCAGCGGGCAACCGTACCCCGTCATCAACAATTTCGGAGATGTCGCGCAGAGCACAGCGAATATGGCGACAACCCATATTTGGCTTCCGAATCCTTACGATCCGGATTTTGTTCCAGCGGGAATCTACGCTGAAACGACTTTCAAACAGTACACGCCCGATGCGAAGCATTGGGACTATGTATTCGCAAAAGCCACGTCTGATGAAACAGTAGCGCAAGACGTTCAATATACGCTTAACGGCGTATTGAGCGACGGATCTCCCGCAATCGGGGTTGTCTACAACTCGGATGCCAAAGGCGCGGACTTAACGCCCATTGTGACCGCGCCGACTTCAATAAACCTAACTATTATCTACCCGGCGGCACAGGTGACTCAGAGTTTACAAGATACAGGTACGATTGGTGCTTTTCTTGAGTTCTTGAATACAGATTCCACGCGCGAAATTCTTACCGACTCCACAAAAGGTTACGGTTTCAGATTACTATAATTTTACAAGAGGGGCGTAAAATATGTTGAAGCCAAGTTTTCGTCGTTTCTTTTCACTGCTGTTTGTTTTGGCGTTGGCGACATCGCTGTTCGCAATGTCACTTTCGTCTGACGCGTATACGAATCCATATGCGGACCCCAACGCTTTACCGGAAGACGACCCCGACATATGGATAGGCGCGGATATTTCGTGGTACACGGATGATGTGGATGCGGAATCCTATTTACTGTCGACACCCGCGGAACTCTATGGTTTCGCGTATCTTGTCGACAGATTTGGAAGCGATACTTATGAAGCTGTCAGTTTCATAGACAGAACTATTTTTCTCAGTAACGACATAGACCTTGCGGTAAGTGTCGATGTGTCAATCGGCCTGAAGATCGAGAAAAAATTTGCCGAAAAAGTAGACCCTGGAGAACGTGACGAGGAAAAACTTGACGAAAAAGTAAGAGAAGTACTGAAAACCGCGACCTATGGCGAAATCTGGAGACCTATCGGTTGGGGGGATTTTACAAAAACGGTTCCGCCTACAACGACTTACTGTCCATTCGAGGGTATATTTGACGGTAATGGACATACCATAAGTGGGCTTGCCGAAGAATCGCTCTTTGGCAACGCTATCGGCGCGACGATAAAAAATTTGTCGACGAGCGGCGAACTTCATACGCTATCTCTAACGCGCGCTCATTCCATTGCGGGTATAGTGAACGCAGCGATACACACCGATCTCCTCAACCTGACGAGCGACGTCGCGTTATTCTACGAAGCGTCAAGCCCATTTTGCCTGGTTGGCGGTATTGTGGGGAACGCTATAGGGACTATGAAGATCAGCGATTGCAAATTTGAAGGCAGCTACGATAAAATAGGAACCAATCAGCCAAATGTACCCGGCGGTATTGTGGGTCAAGTCGGTTTTTCCGTTGCCGCTTACGACACCGATTTAACGATCGAAAATTGCGTCAATGAGGTAGACCTCGTGGGATCTACCGGTGTTGGCGGAATCGCGGGCGGAGTGTATTATAGTGCGGGAAGTAGCAATTCGACCGTGGGCGTTAAGCTCACGATCAAGAACTGCGTCAATAATGGCGACATGTCGAGTCTTATTGGCGGCGCCACTTATATCGGCACGGGCGGCATCCTCGGGAACGTTGGCTGGATGGTAAACGTCGATTGGGCGAATAATGTCAGAGTCACTATCGATAACTGCGTGAACACGGGCAATATAAGCGGTTTTCGTTCCAATGTCGGAGGTATTGTCGGCTATCTCCAGTACGGCAACGGCTCGTCTATCAAGAACAGTTACAACTGGGGCAACGTCTCTGTCGGCAGCCCAAACCACATAACTCCGGCATTGGCGGCGGGCGGCATAGCGGGACGCGTGGACAACGCGGCGCAAGATATCTTTGAGAACAATTACAACGCGGGCGTCGTTTCAAGTGATCAGCCAGGTGCGCCATACGTCGGCGGATTCATCGGTTACGCCTCCGGTACCAGTGTTATCGCCGGCGCCAGTGCTCTCAGCGCGAACAACTACTACCTCGATACATCCGCTCCGGGCGCGGTTGCGTCCGAAGATTATACTGGCGTGACCGCCGAGACCGAAGAGTATATGAAGTCCGCGGCGTTCGCGGAGGACCTCGGTAGCGCGTATGCGGCGGTTGAGGATAGTTACCCGTTTCTGAGTTGGCAGATCGAGGAGACGCCTGTTGATGAGCCTATCAATGAGCATGAGCCTGTCGATACGGATGTGCCGCCTGAAGGACCAGACACCACGGTGGTAACCGTGAAGAAAACCGTGCAAGATTCCGACTCGCAGGGCGATGTATGGAGCCTCACGATCAAGAAACAGAACGGTGAAAGCATCGAGAGCGGCGTTAAGTTCTACGTATGGTTCATAGCGTTCAAGTTCGAGAGCGATTCCATTCACAGCGCCGCGGAAACTCGCTACGGGCCGTTTGTGACGACAAGCGCGGCGAACGCGAACGGCGACGTGACGCTCACGGTGGACGTAGACGCCCTTGAAACGCCGGAAGGTACAAAAGCCTCCATCTCTGCTGGAACTTATCAGATCAAGTATGCGGACGAGGATACCCGAGGGATCATCGGCACGACCGGCCTGATCACCACGCGGGGAACGAGCGCGCCGATCAGCGGCGGCGGTGAGACCAACGGCGGCGGGACCAGAGGCAGTAATAGCAGCGGCGGTGGATGCGACGCGAGCGGTTTTGGTTCATTCGCGCTGCTCGCTGCGGCAGGGAGTGTGTTCCTTAGAGGGAAGCGGATTAGGACAACCGAAAGGTCAGATCTGAACAAAGCGGCGTAGATCAAAGGCATAGATCAAGGGCATAGATTAAGGGTATAGATTAAGTTGGAGGCCTCCCATTAATTGAGAGGCCCTCTTTTTTCAATCAATATCATGTTCTTTGTATTCCGTGGAAATGAGTAGACAATGAGTAGACAATGAGTAGACTTTACACTCTAGAAAGAATAACGAAAACACGAAAAAGGCCCACGCTTTCTTTTTGAGAATAGAGCGGGCCTTGAAGCTAAAATATGAAAAGGTAAAACAAAAAGTTTTTCTCTGTCCGGTTTACCCGTTCATCGTCAAAAGCGTCAGCAAAACTCCCGCCGCCACTGCCGTACCAATAACCCCGGCCACGTTGGGACCCATAGCGTGCATCAAAAGGTAGTTCCCAGGGTTCTCTGACTGAGAGACTTTTTGAACCACGCGCGCCGCCATGGGCACTGCGGAAACCCCCGCCGAACCGATCATGGGGTTGATTCGCCTGCCGCTTAAGACCTTCATGAACTGACCGAAAATCACTCCGCCTATCGTGCTGAAAATAAAGGCTATAAGTCCTAGTAAGATAATTTTAAGCGTTTCCGGTTTCAGAAACTGCTCCGCGCCCATCGTGCTTCCCACCGCCAAGCCCAGAAACACCGTGGTGATGTTCAGTATTTCGTTTTGGGCCGCCTGGCTCAAGCGTTCAGTGGCTCCGCACTCTCGCAGCAGGTTGCCGAACATCAGCATACCCACCAGAGGAACGCAAGCGGGCAAAACCAACCCCGACACGATCGTGCAGATGATGGGGAAAAGAACTCTCTCCTTTTTGGAGACGGGACGCAATTGCGCCATGCGAATGGCTCGGTCGGCCTTTGAAGTAAACAGTTTGATGAAAGGCGGCTGGATCAACGGCACCAAGGACATGTAACTATAGGCCGCCACCGCGATAGCCGGCAGGATCTGCGACTGCCCCAACTTCATCGTCAAGTATATGCTGGTGGGGCCATCCGCTCCTCCGATGATGCCGATACTCGCCGCCTCCTTCAGGTTGAAGCCCAGTAAGTTGGCTCCGATGAACGCAACAAAGACCCCCAACTGAGCGGCAGCTCCCAGCAGGAACGTGATTGGGTTAGCCAGCAGCGGGCCGAAATCCGTCAACGCCCCAATACCCAAAAAGATGATGATCGGATAAATCTCATGCTGCGCCCCGTAATACACGTAGCGCAAAAAACCGGAGCTAGTACCCGCAATTACGTTCGCCTCATCAAGAATACCAGATAGGGGCAAGTTGACCAACAACGCGCCAAAAGCGATCGGCACCAGCAGCAAAGGCTCGAATCCTTTTCCAATGGCCAGATAAAGCAATAAGCACGCCACACATACCATTATAAAATACCCTGGTAGCAGAACTCCAAAAAACTCCGTGTTCTGTTTGAATAATTCCGAAAACCCGGAGGCGTTTGCCAGATCGTGAAGCGATTTCAAATACATTTCCATTTCGACGGCACCTTCGCTGAATTTTCTAAAGCTAACCGAGAACGATCAAGACGTCTCCGGTGTTGACAGAGTCGCCGCTTCTGACGCGAACCTCCTTGATTGTCCCCGCCGATGGGGCAAAAATTTCGTTTTCCATCTTCATGGCTTCCAGCATCAGGACCAAGTCTCCATTCTTCACGGAGTCGCCCACAGCAACCTTCACATCCAAAACTTTACCAGGCATGGGGGCCTCAATGGTCGCGGCGCCGGCTGGCACGGGTGCGGCGGAAGGAGCCGCGGGCGCGACGGGTGCCGGGGCGGCGGGTGTTGGGGCAGCCGCAACAACGGGAGCCGCAGGAATCGACACGATAGCGGGAGCCGGCGACGGAATAAAAGCGCCTCCGCCCAACTCCTCGACCTCAACCATATACGCCGTACCGTCAACCGTCACTTTATATTTCAAACCCATAACCTCAATACCCCTTTCCCACAATAGTAATATAATGTAATGCAATTTTATAGTGTCATGATTTATAGCGAATAGCTCAAAACGTTTTTGTTTCAGTCATCATTCAGTTATCTTTCAGTTATCTTTCAGTCATCCTTCAGTCATCCTTCAGTCATCCTTCAACGCTTCCAAGAGGGTTCGAGACCCCGATTGACGGAATCTACCACCGCCGCCGCGCGCCACGTGCTGTTCACTCCGGTAGAAAAAGGCCGGGCGCTCTCTATAGGGGTAATTCTCAAAACCCGACCCATCCCCTGAGTAGCTGCCAAAATCGCCGCCGTAATGGCCGCCACGTGCTGTACTTTCACGTTGATCACGGCACTAGGACTGACGGGGGGAATCTCCACCGCCTTGACCGCCGGCGCGGTCGTAACCGCGGAAGCGGAAGGGAGAGGGGGAGCTTTGGGCGTTTCCTCGCCCGTCAACAGTCGCATGGCGTAAATCACGAACGTCAAGCCACCCAACACGATAAAAACAATCGAAAAAGCGATAAGACTATAGGTGACCGCAGTCTCAAAATTTGTCATATTCATATGACTTTACCCCTTTTTTTCCTACTTTTTTTCTACTTTTTTAATGAGGAATCACGCCGTGCTTTTTGCTCGGACGCCTCACCTTTTTGGTGTTGATGCCGTCAAGAGCGAGCCACAGCTCCCTGCGCGTCTCCTCGGGCAGGATCACACGGTCCACAAAGCCCCGCTCGGCAGCGACATAAGGCGTAGCGAAAGCGGCGCGGTACTCGTCTATCTTTTCCAGGCGCGTCGCCGCGGGATCAGCAGCCGCGTCGATTTCCTTCTTGAACACGATGTTGGCCGCGCCATCGGCCCCCATGACAGCAATCTCGGACTGAGGCCACGCCAAAACCACGTCGGCGCCCAGTGACTTTCCGCACATAGCAAGATTCGCGCCGCCATAGGACTTGCGCAGGATCACGGTAACCAGAGGCACCGTGGCCTCGCTGTAAGCATAGAGCAACTTGGCGCCGTGGCGAATAATGCCGCCCAATTCCTGAGTGACGCCCGGAAGGTAGCCGGGAACGTCCACAAAGGTCACGATCGGTAAGTTGAAGGCGTCACAGTGACGGATGAAGCGGCTCGCTTTGTCGGAGGCGTCAATATCCAAACAACCCGCCATGACCTTCGCCTGGTTGGCGATGATACCGATGGGACGTCCTCCTATGCGGCCGTAA
Encoded proteins:
- the hutI gene encoding imidazolonepropionase, producing MTIKLFRNACIYTARTGKKPAAGEEQRQIAQWAEGCFLTENGRFVAVGTPQEIENKIKEKKGKLIKEYNLEGAAVIPGFVDPHTHACFAAKREAEFSMRLAGKPYLDILKAGGGILSSVSKVRATSEEELFQFSHRMLGTTLHYGTTTVEVKSGYGLDTETELKMLRVADRLGRETPQTIVSTFMGAHAVPEEHRQTPETYVTLLQEEMLPAVARQGIARFCDIFCEEGVFSVKQSRGILQKARELGLRLKIHADEVHDLGGAALAGELHTTSAEHLLAASDTGINALAQGGVVAVLLPATAYSLKKPFARARTMIEKNVPVALATDLNPGSCFCASMPFVVSLAIMGMNLTPEEALLGATLNAAWAVGLEREVGSLEPGKLADFIVLDGETPAILAYASGARPILSVWKAGEKVA
- a CDS encoding sodium ion-translocating decarboxylase subunit beta, which gives rise to MEMYLKSLHDLANASGFSELFKQNTEFFGVLLPGYFIMVCVACLLLYLAIGKGFEPLLLVPIAFGALLVNLPLSGILDEANVIAGTSSGFLRYVYYGAQHEIYPIIIFLGIGALTDFGPLLANPITFLLGAAAQLGVFVAFIGANLLGFNLKEAASIGIIGGADGPTSIYLTMKLGQSQILPAIAVAAYSYMSLVPLIQPPFIKLFTSKADRAIRMAQLRPVSKKERVLFPIICTIVSGLVLPACVPLVGMLMFGNLLRECGATERLSQAAQNEILNITTVFLGLAVGSTMGAEQFLKPETLKIILLGLIAFIFSTIGGVIFGQFMKVLSGRRINPMIGSAGVSAVPMAARVVQKVSQSENPGNYLLMHAMGPNVAGVIGTAVAAGVLLTLLTMNG
- the modA gene encoding molybdate ABC transporter substrate-binding protein, with the translated sequence MAVNIAAAASLTNGLDDVIAEFKKDMQYQDTVFTVIYGSSGALARQIIGTSGYTPIYPDVFISASEGAMDVVNNAGKLANNTRFDWVGNSLVIVRNNISGQPYPVINNFGDVAQSTANMATTHIWLPNPYDPDFVPAGIYAETTFKQYTPDAKHWDYVFAKATSDETVAQDVQYTLNGVLSDGSPAIGVVYNSDAKGADLTPIVTAPTSINLTIIYPAAQVTQSLQDTGTIGAFLEFLNTDSTREILTDSTKGYGFRLL
- the zupT gene encoding zinc transporter ZupT, producing the protein MDTHTLFFAFGLTLFAGLSTGIGSALAFWAKRTNTRFLSISMGFSAGVMIYVSFVEILTEARKALTEEWGALAGAWGTVTAFFAGMALIAVIDRWVPSAENPHEAHTVEEMSLSKSEHADKHHDMSALHRTGILTAIAIAIHNFPEGLATFASALVNPNLGIAIAVAVAIHNIPEGIAVSVPIFYSTGDRKKAFLYSFLSGLAEPVGALVGYVALMPFFSPTVFGLLFAVVAGIMVFISFDELLPAAEEYGEHHLSLYGLISGMAVMALSLLLFIPNP
- a CDS encoding OadG family protein; this translates as MNMTNFETAVTYSLIAFSIVFIVLGGLTFVIYAMRLLTGEETPKAPPLPSASAVTTAPAVKAVEIPPVSPSAVINVKVQHVAAITAAILAATQGMGRVLRITPIESARPFSTGVNSTWRAAAVVDSVNRGLEPSWKR
- a CDS encoding biotin/lipoyl-binding protein, whose translation is MGLKYKVTVDGTAYMVEVEELGGGAFIPSPAPAIVSIPAAPVVAAAPTPAAPAPVAPAAPSAAPVPAGAATIEAPMPGKVLDVKVAVGDSVKNGDLVLMLEAMKMENEIFAPSAGTIKEVRVRSGDSVNTGDVLIVLG